In one window of Tellurirhabdus rosea DNA:
- a CDS encoding sensor histidine kinase, translating into MTKQRIRWIAVLMTVGLLGLMSLQLYWIRSALALQREQFDYKVTDALQEVVRTLERQEILYQTQQHLRQQEKERRLMAIARPQAPIKAAPVRRSRPDGPPNPAPVPEGPAVAASDRALAARQRGMPSPVSPSDVLHSDFQKLSEVQQQFMEDIIRHQDALGPEELWALQLRQQQQLDRLVDQVFLRQFQMLHGSRPVDTLASQPVVDKKAMIARKVRKPRPKTPFVAKTAPADTTSPDERFKRATRKSEMVKEVFKDLIFADRPIGSRVNRVVVDTLLKRAMQERGITIPLEYGVRMQAKDAALKPQILFASHSLREDPVQRNTTSQKLYKAVLFPNNLYEAGNLIYVYFPNQESFILQKMTMMFAGSAVLVLVIMACFYVAISTIMRQKKLADIKNDFINNMTHEFKTPISTISLAVDMANEQLLDGTAEPTRLSRYMGIIREETKRLGSHVEKVLQMALLDNAESGKGGVKLKLTEVNIHDTIGKALNTIGLQIEQKQGEVHLEFEAENEVVEADEVHLSNILYNLLDNAIKYSPEKPEITIRTKSLETGVSVTIADRGLGMTKEQLGRIFEKFYRVPTGNRHDVKGFGLGLSYVRKMVEEHHGTVQVRSQPGQGSEFEVVIPYNQSLNSRKS; encoded by the coding sequence ATGACGAAACAACGAATACGGTGGATTGCGGTGCTGATGACGGTCGGCCTGCTGGGACTCATGTCGCTGCAGCTGTACTGGATTCGGAGCGCCCTGGCTCTCCAGCGCGAACAGTTTGATTATAAGGTGACAGATGCCCTGCAGGAGGTCGTCCGGACGCTCGAACGGCAGGAAATTCTGTACCAGACGCAGCAGCACCTGCGCCAGCAGGAAAAAGAGCGGCGGCTCATGGCCATCGCCCGCCCACAGGCGCCGATCAAGGCAGCGCCCGTCCGTCGGTCCCGCCCTGACGGGCCGCCTAACCCCGCCCCGGTGCCGGAAGGCCCCGCCGTAGCCGCTTCCGACCGGGCGCTGGCCGCCCGACAAAGGGGCATGCCCTCGCCGGTTTCGCCTTCGGACGTGCTGCATTCCGATTTTCAGAAGCTGTCGGAGGTGCAGCAGCAGTTTATGGAAGACATCATCCGCCACCAGGACGCGCTCGGCCCGGAAGAACTCTGGGCGTTGCAGCTCCGGCAGCAGCAGCAGCTCGACCGGCTGGTGGATCAGGTTTTTCTGCGCCAGTTCCAGATGCTGCACGGCAGTCGGCCGGTGGATACATTAGCCTCCCAGCCGGTGGTGGATAAAAAGGCGATGATTGCCCGGAAAGTCCGGAAGCCGCGGCCCAAAACGCCTTTTGTGGCGAAAACCGCCCCGGCGGATACCACCTCGCCGGATGAGCGTTTCAAGCGCGCTACCCGCAAATCAGAAATGGTCAAGGAGGTGTTCAAGGACCTGATTTTTGCGGACCGGCCGATCGGCAGCCGCGTCAACCGGGTGGTGGTCGATACGCTGCTGAAACGGGCCATGCAGGAGCGGGGCATCACCATTCCGCTGGAATACGGCGTCCGGATGCAGGCCAAAGACGCCGCGCTGAAACCGCAGATTCTGTTTGCTTCCCACTCGCTCCGCGAAGATCCCGTTCAGCGGAACACGACCAGCCAGAAACTGTACAAAGCGGTGCTTTTTCCGAATAATCTGTACGAAGCCGGCAACCTGATCTACGTGTACTTTCCGAATCAGGAGTCGTTTATTCTGCAGAAAATGACGATGATGTTTGCCGGGTCGGCGGTGCTCGTGCTGGTGATTATGGCCTGTTTTTACGTAGCCATCAGCACCATCATGCGGCAGAAGAAGCTGGCTGACATCAAAAACGATTTTATCAACAACATGACCCACGAGTTCAAAACGCCCATCTCGACCATTTCGCTGGCCGTGGATATGGCGAACGAACAGCTTCTGGACGGAACCGCCGAGCCTACCCGGCTGAGCCGGTACATGGGAATCATCCGGGAGGAGACGAAACGGCTGGGTTCGCACGTTGAAAAAGTGCTGCAGATGGCTTTGCTCGATAACGCGGAGTCGGGGAAGGGCGGGGTGAAGCTGAAACTGACGGAGGTGAACATCCATGACACCATCGGGAAGGCACTCAACACCATCGGCCTGCAGATTGAACAGAAACAGGGCGAAGTCCATCTGGAATTTGAGGCCGAAAACGAGGTGGTCGAGGCCGATGAGGTGCATTTAAGTAATATTCTGTACAATCTGCTGGACAACGCCATCAAGTATTCGCCCGAAAAGCCGGAAATTACCATCCGGACCAAAAGCCTGGAGACCGGCGTCAGCGTTACCATCGCGGACCGGGGCCTGGGCATGACGAAAGAACAACTGGGCCGGATTTTTGAGAAATTTTACCGCGTCCCGACCGGCAACCGCCACGACGTGAAAGGCTTCGGCCTCGGCCTGAGCTACGTTCGCAAAATGGTGGAAGAACACCACGGCACCGTTCAGGTCCGCAGCCAGCCCGGGCAGGGGAGTGAATTTGAAGTCGTGATTCCCTATAATCAGTCATTAAATAGTCGTAAGTCGTAA
- a CDS encoding response regulator transcription factor, whose translation MPKLLLVEDDPNLGLLLQEFLNAKGYDTDLATDGNQGWEKFTSHEYDLCIFDVMLPKKDGFSLGKQVRMSGKDVPIIFLTAKSMKEDTIQGLRIGADDYMTKPFDREELLLRIGAILRRYRKTDEAAAPSTYQIGTYSFDYDHQLLARDGSAQKLTSKESELLKLFAQNKNQPLSRSFALKLIWGDDSYFNARSMDVYITKLRKYLRDDESVQIVNLHGEGFKLMA comes from the coding sequence ATGCCTAAACTCCTACTTGTTGAAGACGACCCTAACCTGGGCCTGCTGCTGCAGGAATTTTTGAACGCGAAAGGCTACGACACCGACCTGGCGACCGACGGCAATCAGGGGTGGGAGAAGTTTACGAGCCACGAATATGACCTGTGCATCTTCGACGTCATGCTGCCCAAAAAAGATGGGTTTTCGCTCGGAAAACAGGTCCGGATGTCGGGTAAGGACGTGCCGATCATTTTCCTGACGGCCAAGTCGATGAAGGAAGATACCATCCAGGGGCTTCGGATCGGGGCGGACGATTACATGACCAAACCGTTCGACCGGGAAGAGCTGCTGCTGCGCATCGGGGCCATTCTGCGCCGTTACCGGAAGACGGACGAGGCGGCGGCGCCCTCGACGTACCAGATCGGCACCTACTCCTTCGACTACGACCACCAGTTGCTGGCCCGCGACGGCAGTGCGCAGAAGCTGACCAGCAAGGAGTCCGAGTTGCTGAAGCTGTTTGCCCAGAATAAAAACCAGCCGCTGAGCCGGAGTTTTGCCCTCAAACTGATCTGGGGCGACGATTCGTACTTCAACGCCCGGAGCATGGACGTGTACATTACCAAGCTGCGGAAATACCTGCGCGACGACGAATCGGTCCAGATTGTGAACCTGCACGGGGAAGGTTTTAAACTGATGGCCTGA
- the hemB gene encoding porphobilinogen synthase gives MLRRPRRNRQSAAIRDMVQENTLSVKDLIYPMFVMEGQNVRSEVKSMPGIARFSLDLLLEEIQECVDLGIQAIALFPNLPEERKDKYATESQNPQGLYLHAVSEIKSRFPELALMTDVAMDPYSSDGHDGIVHEGPNGIEILNDETLEVLGNMAVAQARAGADIVGPSDMMDGRVGYIRERLDAEGFKKTGIMAYSAKYASAFYGPFRDALDSAPRFGDKKTYQMNPANSREALIEAELDLAEGADFLMVKPALAYLDIIKLLSDNFDLPIAAYNVSGEYAMIKAAAQNGWLDGQRAMLEAVTAMKRAGAKVILTYFAKEIATLNK, from the coding sequence ATGCTTAGAAGACCCCGCAGAAACCGCCAGTCCGCCGCTATCCGGGACATGGTGCAGGAAAATACCTTATCCGTCAAAGACCTGATTTACCCGATGTTTGTCATGGAAGGCCAGAACGTCCGTTCGGAGGTGAAGTCCATGCCCGGCATCGCCCGTTTTTCGCTTGACCTGCTGCTCGAAGAAATTCAGGAATGCGTCGATCTGGGAATTCAGGCCATCGCCCTGTTTCCCAACCTGCCCGAGGAGCGCAAGGACAAATACGCTACCGAAAGCCAGAATCCACAGGGCCTGTACCTGCATGCCGTCAGCGAAATCAAATCCCGTTTCCCGGAGCTGGCGCTGATGACCGACGTGGCTATGGACCCGTACAGTTCGGACGGCCACGACGGCATTGTTCACGAAGGCCCGAACGGCATCGAAATCCTCAACGACGAAACGCTGGAAGTGCTCGGCAACATGGCCGTCGCCCAGGCTCGTGCAGGTGCCGACATTGTAGGTCCCTCGGACATGATGGACGGCCGCGTAGGCTACATCCGCGAACGCCTCGATGCCGAAGGTTTCAAAAAGACCGGCATCATGGCCTACAGCGCCAAGTACGCCAGCGCCTTCTATGGCCCGTTCCGCGATGCGCTGGATTCGGCCCCGCGCTTTGGCGACAAGAAAACCTACCAGATGAACCCGGCAAACAGCCGCGAAGCCCTCATCGAAGCCGAGCTGGACCTGGCCGAAGGAGCCGACTTCCTGATGGTAAAACCCGCTCTGGCTTATCTGGACATCATCAAACTGCTCAGCGACAACTTCGACCTGCCGATTGCGGCCTATAACGTCAGCGGCGAGTACGCCATGATTAAAGCCGCCGCCCAGAACGGCTGGCTCGACGGCCAGCGCGCCATGCTCGAAGCCGTAACCGCCATGAAACGCGCCGGTGCCAAAGTGATCCTGACGTATTTTGCCAAAGAAATTGCAACACTGAACAAGTGA
- a CDS encoding dihydroorotase — MSTLLIINARLVNEGQIRDADVFVKDGFIEQIGTGLSGLSADQVIDAAGQYLLPGVIDDQVHFREPGLTHKATIGSEARAAVAGGTTTFMEMPNTVPNALTQELLAEKYAIAERSSIANYSFFMGTSNDNLEEVLRTDPKNVCGVKIFMGSSTGNMLVDKVNVLEEVFRQSPMLIATHCEDEATVRAAAERYRAEYGDDAPARIHPLVRDEEACYKSSSLAVELAKRYNTRLHILHLTTAKELSLFRNDIPLAEKRITSEVCVHHLWFSADDYDRLGNRIKCNPAIKAPHNRAALWEALLDDRLDIIATDHAPHTWAEKQESYWHAHAGLPLVQHSLLLMLEAAQQGRITLEKVVQKMSHAPADCFRIDRRGYVREGYWADLVLVDLGQTSTVSKENILYKCGWSPLEGETLRAAVTHTIVSGQVAYEKGRLDDSVRGKRLAFDR; from the coding sequence GTGTCTACCCTCCTCATTATCAACGCCCGCCTGGTCAACGAAGGACAGATTCGGGACGCTGACGTATTCGTTAAAGACGGTTTTATTGAACAGATCGGAACTGGCCTGAGCGGGCTTTCGGCCGATCAGGTTATTGACGCGGCCGGACAGTACCTGCTGCCGGGCGTCATCGACGACCAGGTGCATTTCCGCGAACCGGGTCTGACCCACAAGGCCACCATCGGCTCCGAAGCCCGCGCCGCCGTCGCCGGCGGGACGACGACCTTCATGGAAATGCCCAATACCGTTCCGAACGCGCTGACGCAAGAATTGCTGGCCGAGAAGTACGCCATCGCCGAGCGGAGTTCGATCGCCAACTATTCGTTCTTCATGGGTACGTCCAACGACAACCTGGAGGAAGTGCTCCGGACCGATCCTAAAAACGTCTGCGGCGTCAAGATTTTCATGGGCTCCTCGACGGGCAACATGCTGGTCGATAAGGTGAACGTGCTGGAGGAGGTTTTCCGCCAGAGTCCGATGCTGATTGCCACCCACTGCGAGGACGAAGCGACCGTCCGGGCCGCCGCCGAACGCTACCGGGCCGAATACGGAGACGACGCCCCGGCCCGCATTCATCCGCTGGTGCGCGACGAGGAGGCCTGTTACAAATCGTCGTCGCTGGCCGTCGAACTGGCAAAACGCTACAATACCCGCCTGCACATCCTGCACCTGACCACCGCTAAGGAACTGTCGCTTTTCCGCAACGACATTCCGCTGGCAGAAAAGCGCATCACGTCGGAAGTCTGCGTGCATCACCTCTGGTTTTCGGCGGACGATTACGACCGGCTGGGCAACCGCATCAAGTGCAATCCGGCCATCAAAGCCCCGCACAACCGGGCGGCGCTCTGGGAAGCCCTGCTCGACGACCGGCTGGACATCATCGCCACCGACCACGCCCCGCACACCTGGGCCGAGAAGCAGGAAAGCTACTGGCACGCCCACGCGGGTCTGCCGCTGGTCCAGCATTCGCTGCTGCTGATGCTCGAAGCCGCGCAGCAGGGCCGGATTACGCTGGAGAAAGTCGTGCAGAAAATGAGCCACGCGCCCGCTGACTGCTTCCGGATCGACCGCCGGGGCTATGTCCGGGAAGGCTACTGGGCAGATCTGGTGCTGGTCGATCTGGGCCAGACAAGCACCGTTTCAAAAGAAAACATTCTGTACAAATGCGGCTGGTCACCGCTGGAAGGGGAGACGCTGCGGGCGGCCGTGACGCACACCATCGTGTCGGGGCAGGTGGCTTACGAAAAAGGCCGTCTGGACGACTCGGTGCGCGGCAAGCGGCTGGCGTTTGACCGGTGA
- a CDS encoding BatD family protein, translated as MRILKFQYLFALLLTVSLSVSLICNALGQDNAISIELGESTLIRERPFTISVIIRNSETRPVLDFPEIPGLSKRGTNTSTTSTMLNGKAVVSQVITQNYVAQRPGQYKLAPFTLQVNGTTVRSEGTTITVAPEAGAPVSTSVATAVVTKRDAFLTLTTSSGSVFTGEGFTVKLAFFVAETYPFELSFFELESQLQQILKQLRPANCWEENSGISELKPHLTVLNGKRYTEYRIYQATFFPLNQQPIRFAPVSLRMEQIRPATVGKRPREFVAFSTAPQSVGVRPLPPHPLRDRVAVGQYRLQEYISRTSPATGESVQYDFRIEGEGNIASLPQPILPSQPGFDIFPPEEKQEIERQEAPVTGYKRFRYLLVARQNGAVPLGRIFQYIFFNPQKARYDTLRSAITLRVGGAAADGETDTVQVGLPGSIYTGIEKTDSLRQPINPHELIRVLANVSIVIMILGMLYLLWKK; from the coding sequence ATGAGAATTTTAAAATTCCAATATCTTTTTGCATTATTATTAACGGTAAGTTTAAGCGTTTCCCTGATATGTAATGCTTTAGGGCAGGATAATGCTATATCTATCGAGCTGGGAGAAAGCACTTTAATTAGGGAACGGCCTTTCACCATTTCCGTTATTATCCGAAACAGCGAAACCCGGCCGGTTCTTGATTTTCCGGAGATTCCCGGACTGTCCAAACGGGGCACAAACACGAGCACGACCAGCACCATGCTCAACGGAAAAGCGGTCGTTTCGCAGGTAATTACGCAAAATTACGTAGCCCAGCGGCCGGGACAGTACAAACTGGCTCCCTTCACGCTCCAGGTCAACGGGACAACCGTCCGGTCGGAGGGAACGACCATTACGGTGGCTCCAGAAGCGGGTGCTCCGGTCTCCACGTCGGTGGCAACGGCCGTCGTAACCAAACGGGACGCTTTCCTGACGCTGACGACCTCCTCCGGCAGTGTGTTCACCGGCGAGGGATTTACGGTCAAACTTGCATTTTTTGTAGCCGAGACGTACCCGTTCGAATTGAGTTTTTTCGAGCTCGAATCGCAGTTGCAGCAGATTCTGAAACAACTGCGTCCAGCCAACTGCTGGGAAGAAAACTCCGGCATCTCGGAGCTCAAACCGCACCTGACCGTCCTGAACGGTAAGCGATATACCGAATACCGGATTTACCAGGCTACCTTTTTCCCCCTGAATCAGCAGCCCATCCGTTTTGCCCCGGTCAGTCTGCGCATGGAACAGATTCGCCCGGCGACCGTAGGAAAGCGGCCCCGGGAGTTCGTCGCCTTTTCGACGGCGCCGCAGAGCGTCGGTGTCCGGCCGTTGCCGCCGCATCCGCTCCGCGACCGGGTAGCGGTGGGGCAGTACCGGCTTCAGGAGTATATTTCTAGGACCAGCCCCGCTACCGGCGAGAGTGTGCAGTACGATTTCCGGATTGAAGGCGAGGGCAACATCGCCTCGTTGCCTCAGCCTATTCTGCCGAGCCAACCGGGTTTTGATATTTTTCCTCCCGAAGAAAAACAGGAAATCGAGCGGCAGGAAGCTCCGGTGACGGGCTACAAACGCTTCCGCTACCTGCTGGTCGCCCGGCAGAACGGGGCGGTCCCGCTCGGGCGCATCTTCCAGTACATCTTTTTCAATCCGCAGAAAGCCCGGTACGATACGCTTCGGTCGGCAATAACCCTCCGGGTGGGCGGTGCGGCGGCGGATGGAGAAACCGATACCGTGCAGGTGGGACTGCCCGGCTCTATTTACACCGGAATCGAGAAAACCGACAGCCTGCGCCAGCCCATCAACCCCCACGAACTCATTCGGGTGCTGGCAAATGTGTCGATCGTTATTATGATTCTGGGAATGTTGTATTTACTTTGGAAAAAATAA
- the aroC gene encoding chorismate synthase codes for MSSTYGTLFKISTFGESHGVAIGVVIDGCPAGLPFDTDFIQSELDRRKPGQSRITTQRREADEFEVLSGVFEGKTTGTPISLVIRNQDQRSKDYSHIARQFRPSHADFTYEQKYGNRDYRGGGRSSARETAARVAAGAVAKLLLQHLGVSVQAYVSQVGKLKLETPYQQLNLALAEENAVRCPDPEMARQMFEYIDETRKRGDSIGGVVNCVVQGAPVGWGEPVFDKLHAELGKAMLSINAVKGFEYGSGFAGAELYGSEHNDEFYTENGPGEETGRVRTKTNLSGGIQGGISNGEDIYFRVAFKPVATIMQDQDSVDADGNAVVVSGKGRHDPCVVPRAVPIVEAMAALVLADFYLRDKAARL; via the coding sequence ATGAGCAGTACTTACGGAACGCTATTTAAGATTTCAACTTTTGGGGAGTCGCACGGGGTGGCCATTGGGGTCGTGATCGACGGATGCCCGGCCGGGCTCCCGTTCGACACCGATTTTATCCAGTCCGAACTCGATCGCCGCAAACCAGGGCAGTCGCGCATTACCACGCAACGGCGGGAAGCGGACGAGTTTGAGGTGCTTTCGGGCGTATTTGAAGGCAAAACCACCGGCACGCCCATCAGCCTGGTGATCCGGAATCAGGACCAGCGCAGCAAGGATTATTCGCACATTGCCCGCCAGTTTCGGCCTTCCCACGCTGATTTTACCTACGAACAGAAATACGGCAACCGCGATTACCGGGGCGGTGGACGCAGCTCGGCCCGCGAAACGGCGGCCCGTGTCGCGGCTGGAGCCGTCGCCAAGCTGTTGTTGCAGCACCTCGGCGTATCGGTGCAGGCGTACGTCTCGCAGGTCGGCAAACTGAAGCTGGAAACGCCGTATCAGCAGCTGAACCTAGCGCTGGCGGAGGAAAACGCCGTCCGTTGCCCGGACCCGGAAATGGCCCGGCAGATGTTTGAGTACATCGACGAAACCCGCAAGCGGGGCGATTCCATCGGCGGCGTCGTCAACTGCGTCGTTCAGGGGGCTCCGGTTGGCTGGGGAGAGCCGGTTTTCGATAAGCTCCATGCCGAACTGGGCAAAGCCATGCTGAGCATCAACGCAGTGAAAGGCTTTGAGTACGGCAGCGGTTTTGCCGGGGCAGAACTCTACGGCTCCGAACACAACGACGAATTTTACACCGAAAATGGACCCGGCGAAGAGACTGGGCGCGTCCGGACGAAGACCAACCTTTCGGGCGGTATTCAGGGCGGCATTTCGAACGGCGAGGATATCTACTTCCGCGTCGCGTTTAAGCCCGTCGCGACGATCATGCAGGACCAGGACAGCGTGGATGCGGACGGAAACGCCGTGGTGGTTTCCGGAAAAGGCCGTCACGATCCCTGCGTGGTGCCCCGGGCCGTGCCCATCGTGGAGGCTATGGCGGCGCTGGTGCTGGCGGATTTTTACCTGCGCGACAAAGCTGCGCGGCTGTAA
- a CDS encoding FAD:protein FMN transferase, whose product MRFLAFLLLLAGLTASGQSLQRYAYTRPLYGTEFNLIFFAPDEKRAESTKKAVYARLDSLNTVMSDYLDGSEINRLSATAGNGEWVPVSADLFSVLQKAVTIARASDGLFDPTVGPLAQLWRRAVRRKVFPAKKDIRQAHRLVNFRLVEMDSVALRVRLKRAGMRLDVGGIGQGFAIDEGMKVLRERGIRSALLDIGGDILVSDAPPGERGWRIQAGVAPDTTTLWLENAAITTSGAAYRFLEHNGRRYSHLLNPRTGLGLRHHVRTTVLAPDGVRADALAKVFGVAGIRRGKRLLKRFPGVQVWQVEERKGRPVVWQTGRFGETKK is encoded by the coding sequence ATGCGGTTTCTGGCCTTTCTGCTGCTGCTGGCTGGCCTGACGGCCTCGGGCCAGTCGCTGCAACGCTATGCGTATACCCGCCCGCTGTACGGAACTGAGTTCAACCTGATCTTCTTCGCGCCGGATGAAAAAAGGGCCGAATCGACGAAAAAAGCGGTTTACGCCCGGCTGGATTCGCTGAACACGGTCATGAGCGATTATCTCGACGGCTCGGAAATCAACCGCCTGTCGGCCACGGCGGGCAACGGAGAATGGGTGCCCGTCTCGGCGGATCTGTTTTCGGTCCTGCAAAAGGCCGTAACCATTGCCCGGGCCTCCGACGGGCTCTTTGACCCAACGGTGGGTCCGCTGGCGCAGCTCTGGCGACGGGCCGTGCGGCGGAAGGTTTTTCCGGCGAAGAAGGATATCCGGCAGGCGCACCGTCTGGTGAATTTCCGGCTTGTGGAAATGGATTCTGTGGCTCTTCGGGTGCGGCTGAAGCGGGCGGGCATGCGGCTGGATGTGGGCGGCATTGGCCAGGGCTTTGCCATTGATGAGGGCATGAAAGTGCTCCGCGAGCGGGGGATTCGGTCGGCTTTGCTCGACATCGGCGGCGACATTCTGGTCAGCGATGCTCCGCCCGGCGAGCGGGGCTGGCGGATTCAGGCCGGTGTGGCACCGGACACAACGACCTTATGGCTCGAAAACGCCGCCATCACCACGTCCGGTGCTGCTTACCGCTTTCTGGAACATAACGGCAGGCGCTACTCGCACCTCCTGAATCCGCGAACGGGCCTGGGCCTGCGGCATCATGTCCGGACGACGGTGCTGGCACCCGACGGTGTGCGGGCCGACGCGCTGGCAAAGGTTTTCGGCGTAGCAGGAATCCGGCGCGGCAAGCGCCTGCTCAAGCGGTTTCCGGGCGTGCAGGTCTGGCAGGTGGAGGAGCGGAAGGGGAGACCGGTGGTTTGGCAGACCGGCCGTTTCGGAGAGACAAAAAAATAA
- a CDS encoding ExbD/TolR family protein: MKFRRKNKFHAEVATSSLNDIMFFLLLFFLIISTVANPNVIKLMLPKASSAQQVAKKQVTLSVDASRNYFIDKRPVDKANLEAEMKSIMDGIEDPTIVVRFDKALTVQDLVDVLQTGAKLNIKMVMATSK; encoded by the coding sequence ATGAAATTCCGTCGCAAAAATAAATTTCATGCCGAGGTAGCTACCTCTTCGCTGAACGACATCATGTTCTTCCTGCTGTTGTTTTTCCTCATCATTTCGACGGTGGCGAATCCGAACGTGATCAAGCTGATGCTGCCGAAAGCCTCTTCGGCCCAGCAGGTGGCCAAAAAACAGGTTACCCTGTCCGTAGATGCCAGCCGCAACTATTTCATTGATAAACGGCCGGTCGATAAAGCCAATCTGGAAGCCGAAATGAAGTCGATCATGGATGGCATTGAAGACCCGACCATCGTCGTCCGCTTCGACAAGGCGCTGACCGTTCAGGACCTTGTAGACGTGCTGCAAACCGGGGCGAAGCTCAACATCAAAATGGTCATGGCGACCAGCAAGTAA
- a CDS encoding MotA/TolQ/ExbB proton channel family protein, with product MILLQTPTGAAVADTTAAATGAAAQPQSIQLFDLVAKGGWVMIPIGILFFLTLYLIIERWLFIRSNTQVDGNFIDNVKDMVMQGNIKSAESFCKNQRSSIGRVFEKAIGRLGSPIKEIEGTLETVGQIEISRLERNLGYLGIIAGIAPMLGFIGTISGIIRIFYDISLSDNISVGIIAGGLYEKMITSGAGLIVGVIAYTGYHLLNMLVEKFTLKLEINAFEFMEVLQKPTESVRAR from the coding sequence ATGATTCTGCTTCAAACTCCGACCGGGGCCGCTGTGGCCGACACTACCGCCGCCGCTACTGGTGCTGCCGCACAACCACAAAGCATTCAGTTATTTGATCTGGTAGCCAAAGGGGGCTGGGTCATGATTCCGATCGGAATCCTGTTTTTCCTGACGCTGTATCTGATCATCGAACGCTGGCTTTTCATCCGCAGCAACACGCAGGTCGATGGTAATTTTATCGACAACGTGAAGGATATGGTCATGCAGGGCAATATCAAATCGGCGGAATCCTTCTGCAAAAACCAGCGCTCGTCCATCGGCCGGGTGTTTGAAAAGGCCATCGGTCGGCTGGGCTCGCCGATCAAGGAAATTGAAGGAACGCTGGAAACGGTCGGACAAATCGAAATTTCCCGGCTCGAACGGAACCTGGGCTACCTCGGCATTATCGCCGGTATCGCGCCGATGCTCGGTTTTATCGGAACGATTTCCGGTATCATCCGGATTTTCTACGACATTTCGCTGTCCGACAACATCAGTGTCGGCATCATCGCTGGTGGTCTGTACGAGAAAATGATCACGTCCGGAGCCGGTCTGATTGTGGGGGTTATTGCCTACACGGGGTACCACCTGCTGAACATGCTGGTCGAAAAATTCACGCTCAAACTCGAAATCAACGCGTTCGAGTTTATGGAAGTCCTGCAAAAACCGACCGAATCGGTGCGGGCGCGATAG
- a CDS encoding alkane 1-monooxygenase yields the protein MSRLKKLGFLWSYSVLAVIVGGYYAGGWTWAAVPYVFGIIPLLDFLIGKDPENVSRADYERVLSDRYFDVLVYSFVYLHYGLLVWAGWQLRYAPLTGWQQAGLVVSVGIFAGTIINVAHELGHRSSKMARFHAKAALLSVGYMHFYLEHNRGHHVHVATPLDPATARKNQSVYGFWWQSFTGGFRSAWRIQRRLLQKDGKPFWSKENYMLAATAGPLLWCLALTLFLEMPFLGEMAFLETGSIPAFFAVQCAIGILLLESVNYIEHYGILRKEVAPGRYERVNPLHSWNASHLISNLVLFQLQRHSDHHAYASRPYQVLRHFDESPQLPAGYPLMILLALVPPLWFRVMNPRLENWQQRACSPEEITRLVRQFA from the coding sequence ATGTCGCGCCTCAAAAAACTCGGTTTTCTCTGGTCGTACAGCGTGCTGGCCGTGATTGTGGGCGGGTATTACGCGGGCGGCTGGACCTGGGCGGCGGTGCCTTACGTTTTTGGGATTATTCCGCTGCTGGACTTTCTGATCGGCAAAGACCCGGAAAACGTGTCGCGGGCGGATTACGAACGGGTACTCAGCGACCGCTATTTCGATGTTCTGGTGTATTCGTTCGTATACCTGCATTATGGATTGCTGGTCTGGGCCGGCTGGCAGCTGCGCTACGCACCGCTGACGGGCTGGCAGCAGGCCGGTCTGGTGGTGAGTGTGGGCATTTTCGCCGGAACGATCATCAACGTGGCGCACGAACTGGGGCACCGGAGCAGCAAAATGGCCCGGTTCCACGCCAAAGCGGCCCTGCTGTCGGTGGGGTATATGCATTTTTATCTGGAACATAACCGCGGACACCATGTCCATGTAGCAACGCCCCTCGACCCGGCGACAGCGCGGAAAAACCAGTCGGTATACGGGTTCTGGTGGCAGTCGTTCACGGGAGGTTTTCGGAGTGCCTGGCGAATCCAGCGGCGGTTGCTTCAGAAAGACGGCAAGCCGTTCTGGTCAAAAGAAAATTACATGCTGGCCGCCACAGCCGGGCCGCTGCTGTGGTGCCTGGCGTTGACCCTGTTTCTAGAAATGCCATTTCTGGGAGAAATGGCATTTCTAGAAACAGGGTCGATTCCTGCCTTCTTCGCCGTTCAATGCGCTATCGGGATCCTGCTGCTCGAATCGGTCAATTACATCGAACATTATGGCATTCTGCGGAAAGAGGTGGCCCCCGGCCGCTACGAACGCGTCAACCCGCTGCATTCCTGGAACGCCAGCCACCTCATCAGCAACCTTGTCCTTTTTCAGTTGCAGCGTCACTCGGACCACCATGCCTACGCGTCGCGGCCCTACCAGGTCCTGCGGCATTTCGACGAAAGCCCGCAGTTGCCGGCCGGTTATCCGCTGATGATTCTGCTGGCGCTGGTGCCGCCGCTCTGGTTCCGGGTGATGAACCCGCGTCTCGAAAACTGGCAGCAACGGGCCTGCAGCCCGGAAGAAATTACCCGGCTTGTCAGACAATTTGCATGA